The Bacillus rossius redtenbacheri isolate Brsri chromosome 5, Brsri_v3, whole genome shotgun sequence region tgatgtctagcgaagccatccttgttttgcgatcgttagtgagcttcccgcataccacataaaacaactaaataaattatgactcaacacaacacgtggcgacatcacatgctaataatcgagaccacatgtaacaatttcttttgtatgatgtaacttaattcttgcagatgaaatattaaaaattatatttaagtaatgtatctaatttaattaattcagtttgcatctgaccatagtctcagtaactaatatgaatcctgattcggtgactgttgctgtaacgaaaggacacaggtgtaagttttgcagcaaagaatttatcttgagaaagaatggaagacaacacgagaagaatgactgtgataaaaatccactacgtaatatgataagttgtgttcgatgtagcaagtcgtttacgcggagagagagcttaaaaagacatgacagaacttgtaacgtcaagcctgtgtacaagctagaggacaacgatggctctactagactaaggaagagtgatctgcattacgacaataattttccttgtcttgggagagattatgattgcggttcttccgatctcgacaaagaacttaaattgaaggacaattatgatttatggaagaatgaagacaatggaagaatctttaacgtaaaaagtgagaatacattccagccgaattcaagtagatctttcctactttgtaaaaatgatggactcctaaaaaggaagcatgaagacgatgaagacgcttcgacatcatcgacatcgaattcttacggtaatctaggtgaagatgatgccttctacggtgattgctacagcgactctgcggctgttgacaaaggtatagactgtgatgaagcaactaaagcaggcaagatcgaagactgtggtggtgtcctgagaccgaaacgatggaaacaacgtgatatattaaataaatcggatcaagcttgtgatgatcgctggctagatgatgaaagtaaccctgaggatggtgttaaaacggaagacaccagagaaaataatatttataataatcaagcaatgaagatggtggtagaagagactgattacacttcatggaacgatccaaacatattggttgaccggctaagacttctacatgactcgctttgtgcaggaaactattcgtgcatcaaagaaatatcaatcatactcaaagaactgaggaaagctggctacatataataatggcttgttttacttgtatttgtataatgtaaagaaataaataattgcaattataaaaatttaatgtttttttttttcttgtattcagatttctaactaagactaagttctcgtaacttgtgcttccaaatgtgcttccttttcgttgatggtgcggccttttcgttgatggtgcttccttttcgatgtcggtgcttccaaatgagctgcattttcgttggctgtgctgccttttcgttgtcagtgcttccaaatgtgcttccttttcgttgtcggtgctgtcttttcgttgtcagtgcttccaaatgtgcttccttttcgttgacggtgctgccttttcgttgtcagtgcttccaaatgtgcttccttttcgttgtcggtgctgccttttcgttgtcagtgcttccaaatgtgcttcctttttgttgtcggtgctaccttttcgttgtcagtgcttccaaatgtgctgccttttcgttgtcagtacttccaaatgtgcttccttttcgttgtcggtgctaccttttcgttgtcagtgcttccaaatgtgcttccttttcgatggcggtgctgtcttttcgttgtcagtgcttccaaatgtgcttctttttcgttgtcggtgctgccttttctttgtcggtgcttccaaatgtgcttccttttcgatgccggtgctgccttttcgttgtcggtgcttccaaatgtgcttccttttcgatgccggtgctgccttttcgttgtcggtgcttccaaatgtgcttccttttcgatgccggtgctgccttttcgttgtcggtgcttccaaatgtgctgccttttcgatgtcggtgctgtcttttcgttgtcggtgcttccaaatgtgcttccttttcgttgtcggtgctgccttttcgttgtcggtgcttccaaatgtgctttcatttcgatgtcggtgctgtcttttcgttgtcggtgcttccaaatgtgcttccttttcgttggcggtgcttccttttcgttgtcggtgcttccttttgtttttccttttttgtaggtgcgtccaaatttgcttccttttttgttgatggtgcttctattttttaatgttgttttgactctagtattttagtaaattgatattgatttgactatcgtattattccatacggtgcatgtatataagcgagtcctagacagcaggacgctcggtttgttactgacgtcggtggtgtaaggatcgcctagtttgtttcttctggtgcataagtcgcgtaattacctgttcttgcgaaccgatatgtgctgttccaccatcagctgaagtttcatcatcagcaatggattcttcaattaatgaagagcgtacttcgcatcagtgcaaatactgtggagcatcatttactatcacctcaaatgctcgcagacatgaaagaagcggttgttctaataatgatcaaagaatacaatttcagtgcaataagtgcaataaactaatttcacgtctcgatagcttacatcgtcattataaaaaatgctccgagacatataatgaacatggttattgatttgactcatgtgttgtaccgtctaatgagataatataagtgatatgaacttcagtccgtctctggctgcggtgatgacctgatcggatagacatttaaagacatgtaaaaggcttagtccgtacaataagaagactgtttgaatcgaggaatccaaaaaggctttagtaatttgtcagtgttttttttatgtacttgtagtagtgtattgaatttatgtaataaattttttttaatagaacttgtggtgttttttattttctcaaacctgtcactttagtggttctttttaaaatattagagttttttttatcggtcagtgatcgaaccaaggaccttagtcgatccaatcaatcagtatatagattacaaatttatttaatgaatttttaactttttcccgaatatctagcattaaaattacggattttcaagatggcgtccaaatttcaagatggcgtgtgtcacagtaataaatgattactgcactgtagcgggttagaataaatttatccagatggaaatgtactctataatacgagtacacacacacaagatggcatactccagcaggcggtagctcctggtagcatctactgaacataaaatgttggatccatgatggtcgacaaggacaaagtcaaatttcgaggacaaagtcaaatttcaatgtcaaggtcaaatttcaaggtcaaggtcaaatttcaatgtcaaggtcaaatttcaaggtcaaggtcaaatttcaaggtcaaggtcaaatttcaaggtcaaggtcaaagttgaaggtcaaggtcaaatttcaaggtcaaggtcaaagttcaaggtcaaggtcaaaggccaatgtcaatgatcaatgtcaacagttgaggacaaaagtatggtgaccagataattatactacatggtaacggcacactctagcagacgaaaacaagatggtggactccagcggatgaagacaagatggcggacatgatgtcataccagctgatggtaaatacctagttattggtggtggtaggtcagtctgtaggtggcttctgtggaggaaggatcgaccgtttactctcgtcgggaatcgagccaaggacgtacatcgatattatcaaacagaattcaaatacattaattttttgatgaattttggaatttttttcattaaaatcggataataaataaagattttcaagatggcgtccagatttcgagatggcggacatgacgtcatgctcactgtcgatatatatgctttgaaaaaagtggtgggggtcattctgtcagcagccaccacagggggaaggatcggtcgccatttttaattttttgacctcgtcgggttcgaaccgaggactccgagctccgtatcgataatgtttgttttttataaatattttattaaatttatattatttaaatttttttataatttttaaaaaaaaatttcattaaaatcggataataaataaaaaagttaaagatggcggccgtaacgaaaattgcaacggtgacgtcatcatccaatatggcggacaacacaatgccggaattttctagaaaacaaaatgacgtcatccaaaatggcggatccaagatggcggatccaagatggctgccgtgatctacttgtcccgttacgttatgtcccgttacgctgtgtcccgttacactgtgccccgttacgccggctgcacgcacgaaaaagtgtcacgatacgcatattgtcacgttacgctcgtccaagatggccgccgtgacgtcacagatagacgtgacgtcagagatgtggctcggcaccaagcaccacaaccagaaaccagtttcaggaccggctattatatactacttactaggccaccatattggattccgtAATATTGTTTTCTAAAACTTTGTGGCATTATGCCGCCATTTTGCTCTagaaatttccgccattttgtatttcgtCAACTTGGATTATGATATcatttgaaaatccgtaatcattattcaaaagaataaaaatgtgatttaaaaattatatgaaaatcaAAAATGAGTTGTGAATGACGCTGCGCAGGGTGCACAAGATGGCGACCGGGCACCCGCTCGTGGGCGTGTACGGCGCCTGCGGGGAGCCGCAGCTGGTGGTGCGCGACCCGGGGCTGGCGCGCCGCGTCCTGGCGGAGGACTCGCGGTTCTTCCTGGACGGGGACTTCCAGCCGGCGCGCGCGCCCCTCGCGAGGAGCGTGCTCGTGCTGGCgggccgcccccgccgcccccagGTGCTGCTGTGCGCCGGGTGCGCGCCCGGAGAGGCGGAGGCCATGTTCCCGCGCGTCAACGGGCTGGCAGAGGAGCTGGTGCGCAGCGTCCACCGGGAGATAGCCAGAGGTGCGCACCGCGCGCGGGCCAGGGCGCACTTACACTGTCCACCGGCGCACTTACACTGTCGACCGGCGCACTTGCACTGTCGACCGGCTCACTCACACTGTCGACCGGCGCACTTACACTGGAAATTGCCCAACCGACACCCGTTTTGGAGCTGCACTTGTAGACCATTGGTACTAGTACTGAGCactctcaacaaaaaaaaaatgttgaaatccTCTTTACGACTTctaaactataataaaattataatagaaGTGTTTCTGTCTGTTTGAGATTTACGCAGAAATTATTAGACCAATTTTGATTCCTGGACCTAGTAGGGCTGTCAAGAAAAACCATGGGGGggaaaggcgggggggggggggggggtgtttgtgcaTAATTTGGTGTTCCTCTCCCCTCTTCCTTTTGCCActattattttatgtacaaatcccgcagtttaataatttttaaaaattgtaaacctTACTGTGGCTGTAAGTGTAAATATCTGCGCACaatgcataacttgtaaggttttctATTAATTCTATAGTGTCTCATTCTTAGTTTGCAGTGTCCATGTAAATGGGTTACTTAACATATAACTTGGATAACACAACGACATGCACAGGTGTACTCAGcgatgagagagaaaaaaaacatatgttcTGGACACCATGACGACATCACAAGCGAACTCAGTAGGCTTTTTAAGACAACAGTTAGGTATTTcggggaactgagatctgttcccgtcctcaggcacaaaAACAGACTGGTCTGACTGGGTTTTTTTTTaccgtgttcgtctgtgctgtcgccgTTGCGGTTTCCGCAGAATATCTGATTAGTCACATCGTTGCGTCTGTTTGGTACCATTGTTGGGTTCTTCTGTTTGTCGTGTTGTGCGCAGTGGCGGACCAGGGGCaagtgctccccccccccccccccccccccacccgggaaaaaccagttgtctgctacattaatattgccgacaaaaatgattgtttctgaaaccaatgaaatatttttttaatataattaatgaatttcttgtagaatcataaaatctagtggttggatgttatgtgtatcTAGTATGAGTAGATTAAATacgaatttagtaattttaagacatttaatTTTTCTCTGGCTACCCTGAAATCCtagaggtgaacctctggatccgccactggttgtGCGAGGTCATTCTCGTCCTTATTTACTTGTTGTGGTTAATATCTCGtcgtgtccgtctgtgctgtaatgaTTCCTTCCACGAGATGTCTGTGGTACCGCGAGGACGCGCCAGGACGGTACTGTGTTGTCGGCAGGCAACGCAGTGGACGTGCAGGGCACGGCGGCGAGGTTCTGCACGGACGCCCTCGCCAGGTGCGTGTTCGGGGCCGACCCCGGGGGCGGCGGCGGGGGGTTGCGCCTCGCCGTGCGGGAGGTGCGAGAGCCGGGGGCCGCCCGCAAGATGGCGCTGGCGCTGCAGCTCTGCGTGCCCTGGCTGCTGTCGGCGCTGGGGGCGGCCGCCTCCCCGGGCCGGCTCGGCGAGTTCGTGCGCGTCACCGAGTGGGACGTGGCGGAGCGCCGCGCCGCCAGCGCCACGGTGCGCCGCGGCGACCGCGCGAAGCTCGGCTCCTCCAGGCCTGGTGTCGGTGAGCATCACGGGATATGTCACGTCGcggaaatgaaatgaaatgttcagggccggtgcaaggtaaattggcgccctaggcgaaaaaccttaattcccccccccccccccgccccgccggacacccaaaaaaaatttcccttgcctcaaaatacatcacgtaagcctaagattttgtcaacaatcaaatgtatgcaggcttgttttttttgtttttacttttttacttattacaaatcataaacaggtcaccgtggacttgaaataataacttatatcaatataaacattccaaactgttacaaaaatccattttcatcttgtttcaataatcgttaaacatatcatatcagctgttatgtgtcgtgctgcgccgcccccagctactttgcgccctaggcggttgcctagttcgcctgtgtggacgcgccggccctggaaaTGTTCACAATACAGTTTACCCCCCAGGCAGGACGCACACCTAACAATCtcattttatgaaacaaatttcattacGTTGGCTTAATGTTAACCTCACTTCAACTAAACAGAAAAAATTTTGCTTCAACAATGTCGTCCTGTATTTGGGGCTgcgaaataaaagaaaaaaaagaatgggTTCCTGTGTTCATCCATTTATCCGCAATGGATAGCACAGTAGTAATGCAATATCCCTCAAATATAAATTCACGATCAGCTTTCGACAtcatcattaaatatttaaagaactAAAAGACACGGCTGTTAttaacactagctgcagtacccagcgttgcccgggctcaACACAGGgagaaggggaactgtttagagatgagatgtagttagtaattgtcttcttaatttgaatgtcaagtgtgcaaaataatttatatcactttcagatcccgacagacgttgttctgccagtttatagttatttacctggtctgtatgtaatctagactctataaagcaatatagaaaaaaaaactgaaaaataagggattactaatattgaaaagattccattatctagctaatgagattccattatctagctaatgctcggcatgcattgcaatgcctcattcagttttgttttgtaatatttttgaagtagttacacatatacaaataatctatccatgtctctaaatatatatttatctctatctacatctatagtcctatatatcaaTGTATCTCTCtaactgtatttatctctttatatctacatatatacctcacactatctctatgtattctatatgagggtactgattgcttcgttgttaatatcacacgggtgttttttacttgtatgggaaaattaagaatgataaggcatctagtgcgtggcaacaatgttaataggcaataggaaataaacttctagcgcctgcggcattgtcaacacacacttcgtacgtgtactgcatgttgtatctaaccccctccaacgcatttgattctaaattgtacttttagtaaggatccctaatgttaatgataatataatatagcctatagccttcctcgataaatgtactatccaacactgaaagaatttttaaaatcggaccagtggttcctgagattagcgcgttcaaacaaacaaacaaccaaacaaactcttcagctttataatattagtatagatttatgaAAATAGAGAAAATTGTTGCAAGTTGTACTTggaatttacataaaaaaacttttgGTACTATATTACTTCTAACCATAACCacaaattttattaaaccttGTTTGCGCCACTGTGTAAAATGTTGGTTTAGTGAAACTCGGCGTGcttgtattttggtttttttcaaTGAATGATTTCAAGAATTTTAAGTTTCACGTTTCACGAAACTGTTTTCATTAAAAGTATGTCATGCCTAAATCTATAATTCAATTACTGTGACGTGTATATTGTATTTTGGGTTGAATCTTTGCTGCAATGCTGGTGCGCCAAGTAACCTATTTGTAATCagagatttattttttttgcacattagACTTCAGTGTGAAATGGTCATTGTGTTCAGGATTTTTGTTAATGTTTAATCAGTTTTATCATGACATTGAAGAATCCGTAAGTACTTTGTGGCTATATCAGTGTTGGACAATAATACAAAAATCATGATATTTATGGAGATGTGACatgttttgttcagaaaacaattttaaaagtcCTAGAGAAAGCAAGTATTTATTGTTGATGGGTTTTTCTGGACACTCTGATAAATTTTGTTGTACTATTTtaccttaattttaatttatactgaTCATCTGACATGGGCACAGAAAGGGATATATTTCTTTCCAAAATTTTTAAGAGGAGTACTTTGACTTTTATGATCACATGTGGTCTTggattattattaataaaatatctcTTTTTAAGACTGTTAAATATATAAAGAGACACTATAAGTGCGAAACAACATTAGGTTATATTATTAATCCTAAGCAGATAGTGTTCCCCTCCTTCGTTGAATGACATGCTGTCTATGCCCAGCCATGTGACTTCAAACATATTCACGATTCAATGTGATTGTTCCCACATTGCGGTGCCGTACTTTCTCAACTATGTACTTTGTTTCGTGTTAGTAACGTTTCTTTTCAGCCGTACCTTACCCGTCATATTCAATTTGTAGTATTGTTTgctaagttataatttttattttactaaccaGTCATGGAAACACAGAAAATGAACTTCTAGGGAGTGCGATCATGGTACAGTTaactaaacaaagaaaaattggtatccaagtttatcccttgatcatGATTGCATGATCATGTATACATTTATGTATACTGGGCCCACTTAACGCTGGAGTGCCCGGGATTATGTCCTTCCTGCCTCATGGCAATCCCTCTCGACGGCCAAGCAACAACACGTGGTATTCAATTAATTGGCAGGTTTTAGTAGACATGCAGTTGTTCACTGCATGTGTGCATGTGGTCATAGAGTGGCAGGTGCGCATGTAGTCATAGAGTGGCAGGTGTGCATGTAGTCATAGAGTGACAGGTGTGCGTGTGGTCATAGAGTGAACAGCTCATATTGGTAGGAGTATTAGGTCTTGTAGTGTACAACTCATATTGATAGGTGCATTAGATCTTTTATTGTACAGCTCACATTGGTAGGTGTATTAAGTATTGTAGTGTAGAACTCATATTGGTAGGTGCATTAGGTTTTTTTAGTGTACAACTCATATTGGTTGGTGTATTAAGTCTGGTAGTGAACAAATCATATTGGCAGGTGCGCACGTAGTCAGAGAGTGGACAACTCATATTGGCAGGTGCGCATGTGGTCATAGAGTGAGTAATTCATATCGGTAGGTGAATTAGGGTTTTTTAGTGTACAACTCATATTGGTTGGTGTATTAAGTCTGGTAGTGAACAAATCATATTGGAAGGTGCGCATGTAGTCAGAGAGTGAACAACTCATATTGGCAGGTGCGCATGTAGTCATAGAGTGAGTAATTCATATCGGTAGGTGTATCAAATCTTGCAGTTTACAACTCATGTTGATAGGCGTACTACGTCTTGCAGCTCACAACTGAAACTGGCAGGTTGGGAATGCAGTCACGCAGTCGGGGTTTGTTCCAGACTCGGACGGCGAACACGTCGCGACGCGAGCCCTCGTGTTCACGCTCGCGAGCTTCGAGACGTGCACGTGCATCGTGAGGTCGGCGCTGTTCGAGCTGGCGCTGAACCCGGCCATCCAGGACCGGCTGCGGGGGGAGATCACCGCGGTGCTGGGCCGGCGCGGCGCCCAGCTCACCTGCCACTCCCTGGCCAAGATGCCCTACCTCGACATGGTGGTCTCGGGTGAGCCTCCGGTGCTCCGGTGTTCCTGCGATCAGTGGCGGTCCCAttggcgtcgcaaccgggggggggggggggggggtcgggggggacacgtcccccccccccccgccaataataagtcttcaatttcgtcccctccaataatatattcaGTTTcgtagttttattaaaaatatgatttctgtgatataacccatatgttgcgcatggtgcatttagtccaatcgtggtgatgtgagcactttttaattcgatcttcgtataaaatcaaaatcaggtccgataccgaatacagatatgttaactgtgtttttacaaatttgttctctgaaaatattttttataaaaaattaattatacattgcaaccaactataattagaatatttagggaaaaaaaattcctaaaaaccacctttttgcaccttcaaaccccaaatcccccgcttttttttccagggaatggatattcctcaacactaAATCAATTCAAGTCCaagtctcccctccccccccaaaaaaaaaaaatatatatatatccttgcgacgcccatggtggTCCTCACACCAACCTTCTACAACTAACAATATGTGAGAGAGTCTTCCAGTGTGAACTGAAATAAAACTATCAAAGTCTCTATTTTACGGTTTTATAAAAATCTACAAACGTTGAAATTAAAAACCAACTAAAACTTCTTATAATTatcgatggtatacaaaataaaaggttttaatgttttcaatccgagtagtatcaatctggcaataGAGGGTGCCATTTACTTTGCAATGCAATaaaagcgtgagacagactataaCTCTAGCTAAGCTACTCCAGTCCGTACAACCTGAGCTTTAGAAATATgtcttttttttgtgtgaaaaatattattttacataatttttaatgctaTATAATTGTGACTTGTGTTTGTAATTTATTACACctaaaaatcacataaaaaaacactgttaTGATGAATTTTCAAGTTGTTTGAAATGCGCAAAAATAGACCTTTGAAGGGCTACATTTACTATTGTAATTCAATGTTTGACTATTCCACACCACCCGAATCACGTCGGTAATTCGCACTCCCAAAATTCGATGCAAACATTCTGATTATTTCCAAAATGGTTACCAAATTAATCATTCTATTTGTGTCTTGTAAAtggtatataataaaataaacaacagGCTTCAAATATTAAGAATtctgaaactaaaaaaaagaagtatGTAGTAAGCAGAGGTAAATGGggctttaatttatattattaatgtgtaaacatcttagctctttgtAAACTGCATTTTGaagtagtaatttcgtgaatggaacgcaAGTCGCATGGTACGGaattgtgtaaccacggtgctgccatctattgcaGATGACGCCTACCAAAGTTCACAACGGTAAAGGGAAACGTTAGAGTATTAatggtttaataaattttaaaagatggCAGTATCGAATTAGGTTGTTTTTCTTTCAAGTCTTCTTCGCCTTTGTCGGAgatgttttattatatagtttaacttttcgcttagcgaattctagcggaaaCTACgcgcgattcgcgtccagaaatgtggttaaaacacagtttgcgtatatttgaaagaattctactttaaatttggtGTCGGAGTctcgtattataagtttgtttgcaacGTGATAACACATGACTTTGCTcggtaccgaggttagatgttagcACATCACTTTGTTGCAGAATCGATGCGCAAGTACCCGGTACTGCCGGCCATGCGGAGggagtgcctgtcggcctacaaGGTCCCGGGAACCGGCGTCACTGTCGATAAGGGCACGACCTTGTGGATCTCCGTGCTGGGGATGCACAGTGACCCGGAGCTGTACCCCGAGCCGTCCAAGTTCAACCCGGAGAGGTTCAACAGCGAGAACAGGAGGAAGCGGCTGCAGTTTGCTTACCTGCCGCTGGACGA contains the following coding sequences:
- the LOC134532275 gene encoding cytochrome P450 6k1-like; translation: MADCCPNIPCQYRVPPSVISLSIATTRWLAASILLVARRTRNSRAVLVNVSQHGAGRLTRRRLCVNPRATLGAPRPRSRDKPGARRGVVAEASGRLRCDPTDFGRRVEEAQGREMAVLFGWLVTDALFAALACAALWSLSRARALGYWRRRGVPSAPGALPFLGALRRESWPALLLRVHKMATGHPLVGVYGACGEPQLVVRDPGLARRVLAEDSRFFLDGDFQPARAPLARSVLVLAGRPRRPQVLLCAGCAPGEAEAMFPRVNGLAEELVRSVHREIARGNAVDVQGTAARFCTDALARCVFGADPGGGGGGLRLAVREVREPGAARKMALALQLCVPWLLSALGAAASPGRLGEFVRVTEWDVAERRAASATVRRGDRAKLGSSRPGVDSDGEHVATRALVFTLASFETCTCIVRSALFELALNPAIQDRLRGEITAVLGRRGAQLTCHSLAKMPYLDMVVSESMRKYPVLPAMRRECLSAYKVPGTGVTVDKGTTLWISVLGMHSDPELYPEPSKFNPERFNSENRRKRLQFAYLPLDEGSGMRAGLRFGRMQAKTALVHLLSQFRVWPCPATPRPLPPGGRVVLAFAELR